One bacterium genomic region harbors:
- a CDS encoding DUF3473 domain-containing protein, with translation MGTTKIKNILSFDVEEWFVGLDPVLENWSLYPSRIVDELDLILNLLDKHNTKATFFILVDTIRNHEWILRRILDAGHEIASHGVKHRFIYQQEPEEFKKDIKESIDYLEKVTGNKIRGYRAPYFSINNKSLWALKIIEEIGLKYDSSVFPVFNHRYGIPEAPRFAYKLQGSKLWEFPPATGRIAGINIGLGGVYFRFLPFEFICKAVQKLNSDGYPAVFYFHPWEFDADQPRLNCSPFLRIRHYKRLQKAFMRLEKLISLYSFGSFSEFIDNCNSKNIWKDTFISFCRPHIL, from the coding sequence ATGGGAACCACCAAGATAAAGAATATTTTGAGTTTTGACGTAGAAGAATGGTTTGTCGGGCTTGATCCTGTACTAGAAAACTGGAGTCTTTATCCCTCGCGGATCGTCGATGAGCTTGATTTGATTTTAAATCTTCTAGACAAACATAACACTAAAGCAACCTTCTTTATTCTTGTTGATACAATCCGCAATCATGAATGGATTCTTAGGAGAATTCTTGACGCCGGGCATGAAATTGCGTCTCATGGGGTAAAGCATCGTTTCATATATCAACAAGAACCTGAGGAGTTCAAAAAAGATATCAAGGAATCCATAGATTATCTGGAAAAAGTAACAGGAAATAAAATAAGAGGATACCGGGCGCCATACTTCTCAATAAACAACAAATCACTCTGGGCCCTCAAGATAATCGAAGAAATCGGACTAAAATACGACTCGAGCGTTTTTCCGGTTTTCAACCACAGATACGGTATTCCTGAGGCTCCCAGGTTTGCGTACAAGCTTCAAGGTAGTAAGCTTTGGGAGTTTCCTCCAGCCACAGGAAGAATAGCGGGCATAAACATTGGACTTGGAGGTGTATACTTTAGATTTTTGCCTTTCGAATTCATATGCAAGGCAGTTCAAAAACTTAACAGCGACGGTTATCCTGCTGTTTTTTATTTTCATCCATGGGAGTTTGATGCAGATCAGCCGAGACTCAACTGCTCTCCATTTCTTCGAATTAGACATTACAAAAGACTACAGAAGGCTTTTATGCGACTGGAGAAGCTTATATCGTTATACTCGTTCGGCTCTTTCAGCGAGTTTATCGATAATTGTAACTCAAAAAACATCTGGAAGGATACATTCATTTCTTTTTGCAGACCGCACATTCTGTAA